The following are encoded together in the Flavihumibacter fluvii genome:
- a CDS encoding IMPACT family protein — translation METKTYYTTLEKAGTAEFRERGSKFVGYAFPVQTAEQFKAELQQIRKEHPKASHHCFAYRLGLDGNNFRVNDDGEPSGTAGKPILGQIDSKELTNVGIVVVRYFGGTLLGVPGLINAYKTTATVVLQTLPFIQKPIEINYRLQFDYTQMNNVMMIIKQFNCSVLSQDVQLFCLLTIGIPINRKEEVLYRLKELLTVEYTPV, via the coding sequence ATGGAAACGAAAACTTATTATACAACCCTTGAAAAAGCGGGTACTGCTGAATTCCGTGAACGTGGCAGCAAGTTTGTGGGATATGCATTCCCTGTCCAGACCGCTGAACAATTCAAAGCCGAATTACAGCAGATCAGAAAAGAACATCCCAAGGCCAGCCACCATTGTTTTGCTTACCGTTTGGGCCTTGATGGTAATAATTTCCGGGTGAATGATGACGGTGAGCCATCCGGCACAGCCGGTAAACCAATACTTGGACAAATAGACAGTAAGGAACTGACAAATGTGGGTATCGTTGTGGTACGATATTTTGGCGGAACATTATTGGGCGTACCCGGACTGATCAATGCCTATAAAACGACAGCCACAGTAGTACTGCAGACATTGCCGTTCATCCAGAAGCCCATTGAAATAAACTATCGCCTCCAGTTTGATTATACGCAGATGAATAATGTAATGATGATTATTAAGCAATTTAACTGCAGTGTCCTGAGCCAGGATGTGCAATTGTTTTGCCTGCTCACCATTGGCATACCGATCAACAGGAAGGAAGAAGTTTTGTACCGGTTGAAAGAATTACTTACAGTGGAATACACGCCAGTTTAG
- a CDS encoding YdcF family protein, translating to MQFILSKIFAIFLSPSNWIFFLSALFFVIRSKTWKKRMAILVIFVVLVFSNPFLYRTATLAWQPSPVKVSGEFEVGILPGGLSGYDSSGNGYFSGAADRFIQTARLYHKGVIKYIIITGGNGHLLRDFPPEANFLLQELVANGIPADHILVDAKSRNTHENALFSKAIYDSMHFSQKAILVTSAIHMPRCQLEFTKAGLPTIAMPCDYDVLQEKNHFLSQVWPDLSLTQKWTPLLKEWIGYVLVKMR from the coding sequence ATGCAATTTATTCTGTCAAAAATCTTTGCCATATTCCTTTCACCATCAAATTGGATCTTTTTTTTATCAGCTCTATTCTTTGTCATCAGGTCAAAAACCTGGAAAAAAAGGATGGCCATCCTGGTTATTTTTGTCGTGTTGGTTTTTTCCAATCCCTTCCTGTACCGCACCGCCACACTGGCCTGGCAGCCTTCTCCAGTAAAAGTTTCCGGGGAATTTGAAGTGGGGATCTTACCAGGCGGACTCAGTGGTTATGACAGTTCCGGAAACGGCTATTTTAGCGGGGCGGCTGACCGTTTTATCCAGACTGCCCGATTGTACCATAAAGGCGTCATAAAGTATATTATTATTACGGGTGGAAATGGCCACCTGTTGCGCGATTTTCCACCGGAAGCAAATTTTCTCCTGCAGGAATTAGTCGCCAATGGCATCCCTGCGGATCATATTTTAGTTGACGCCAAAAGCCGGAACACCCATGAAAATGCCTTGTTTTCAAAGGCTATTTATGATAGTATGCATTTTTCCCAAAAAGCCATCCTGGTGACTTCTGCCATTCATATGCCCAGGTGCCAGCTTGAATTTACCAAAGCCGGCCTTCCTACTATTGCAATGCCATGCGATTATGATGTGTTGCAGGAAAAAAACCACTTTTTATCACAGGTCTGGCCCGACCTTTCGCTAACGCAAAAATGGACACCATTACTGAAAGAATGGATCGGATATGTATTGGTGAAAATGCGCTAA
- a CDS encoding LytR/AlgR family response regulator transcription factor: MTAVIIEDESLLGRELKYKIGKIDAGIEILDILPSLKTARKWLMQHAEPDLFFMDIQLGDGVSFELFREFNLNAPVIFTTAYDEFAIQAFKANGIDYLQKPIDDEELAQAISKFRRQYASPNSSKNEAGTGIYKEKFIVSFRNSWIPVNTSQVACFLRDSLNYLITREAEKYPIDYGSLDEIEALLDPRLFFRANRQYIININAIQRVTPHENQKLTVTLSAMPKTDIDISKEKSPAFRKWLDR; encoded by the coding sequence ATGACTGCAGTAATCATTGAAGATGAATCATTGCTTGGCAGGGAGCTCAAATACAAGATCGGAAAAATTGATGCCGGCATTGAAATTCTGGATATCCTGCCCAGCCTGAAAACAGCGAGAAAATGGTTAATGCAGCATGCTGAACCAGACCTTTTTTTCATGGACATCCAATTGGGTGATGGCGTAAGTTTTGAACTCTTCCGGGAATTCAACCTGAATGCACCCGTTATTTTCACAACGGCCTATGATGAATTTGCCATCCAGGCCTTTAAGGCAAACGGTATTGACTATTTGCAAAAACCTATCGATGACGAAGAACTTGCGCAGGCCATTTCAAAATTCCGGCGGCAATACGCTTCCCCGAATTCATCAAAAAATGAAGCGGGAACCGGTATCTATAAAGAGAAATTTATCGTGAGTTTCAGGAATAGCTGGATTCCGGTAAACACCAGCCAGGTAGCCTGTTTCCTGCGGGATAGCCTGAACTACCTAATAACCCGGGAAGCAGAAAAATACCCCATCGACTATGGCAGTTTAGATGAAATAGAAGCACTCCTGGATCCCCGGTTATTCTTCCGTGCAAACCGCCAGTATATCATCAACATCAATGCCATACAACGGGTAACACCACACGAAAACCAGAAATTAACGGTAACCCTGTCGGCAATGCCAAAAACAGACATCGATATCAGCAAGGAAAAATCACCGGCATTCAGGAAATGGCTTGATCGCTGA